In Kaistella faecalis, a genomic segment contains:
- the panD gene encoding aspartate 1-decarboxylase produces MLIEVFKSKIHRVRVTESDLDYIGSITIDEDLLEASGIVVGERVFIVNVNNGERFDTYAIKGKRKSGEICLNGPAARRVQKNDIIIIIAYAQMTPEEAKTFQPKIIFPDEKTNLLT; encoded by the coding sequence ATGCTAATTGAAGTTTTTAAATCTAAGATCCACAGAGTTCGCGTCACTGAATCTGACCTTGATTATATCGGCAGTATCACCATTGACGAAGATCTGCTGGAAGCGTCTGGAATTGTGGTTGGCGAAAGGGTTTTTATCGTTAATGTTAACAACGGTGAGCGTTTTGATACTTACGCAATTAAAGGCAAAAGAAAGTCGGGCGAAATCTGCCTGAACGGTCCTGCTGCCAGACGTGTTCAGAAAAATGATATCATTATCATTATTGCTTATGCGCAAATGACGCCGGAAGAGGCAAAAACTTTCCAGCCTAAGATTATTTTCCCGGACGAGAAAACGAATCTGCTTACTTAA
- a CDS encoding HU family DNA-binding protein, with protein MNKSELIDAIAKDANITKVAAKAALESFISNVTETLKKKDGKVSLVGFGTFSVAERAARQGINPATKKPIKIAAKKVAKFKAGADLAGSVMGAKKK; from the coding sequence ATGAACAAGTCTGAATTAATCGACGCAATCGCAAAAGATGCGAACATTACAAAAGTTGCTGCTAAAGCTGCTTTAGAATCTTTCATTTCTAACGTAACCGAAACTTTGAAGAAAAAAGACGGTAAAGTTTCTCTAGTAGGATTCGGTACTTTCTCCGTAGCTGAAAGAGCTGCTAGACAAGGTATTAACCCTGCAACTAAAAAACCAATTAAAATTGCTGCTAAAAAAGTTGCCAAGTTCAAAGCTGGTGCTGACTTAGCTGGTTCTGTAATGGGTGCTAAGAAAAAATAA
- the pdxH gene encoding pyridoxamine 5'-phosphate oxidase: MENLHDKRKVYEKSELLENQIKENPMEQFRNWFLEAQEHPDVSEANAMSVSTVENDGCPRTRMVLLKSYTWEGFIFYTNYESRKGKAIEERPQACLHFFWPYLERQVIIKANLEKIAENLSDGYFQSRPKGSQLGAVVSPQSQIIPDRSFLEIKLLELEKEFREKDVPRPENWGGYIAKPYEIEFWQGRPNRLHDRILYVLQPDFEWKISRLAP, translated from the coding sequence ATGGAAAATCTTCACGACAAAAGAAAAGTTTACGAAAAATCTGAACTTCTTGAGAATCAAATTAAAGAGAATCCTATGGAGCAGTTCCGGAATTGGTTTCTTGAAGCTCAGGAGCATCCTGATGTTTCAGAGGCCAATGCCATGTCGGTTTCTACTGTTGAGAATGACGGTTGCCCGAGAACCCGCATGGTTTTGCTGAAATCTTATACCTGGGAGGGTTTTATATTTTACACCAATTACGAAAGTAGAAAAGGTAAGGCTATCGAAGAGCGTCCTCAGGCCTGTCTGCATTTTTTCTGGCCGTATCTTGAGAGACAGGTTATCATTAAAGCTAATCTTGAAAAGATTGCAGAAAACCTAAGTGATGGTTATTTTCAGTCACGCCCGAAGGGGAGCCAGCTGGGCGCTGTAGTTTCACCTCAGAGTCAGATTATTCCGGACCGCAGTTTTCTTGAGATTAAACTGCTGGAACTTGAAAAGGAATTCCGGGAGAAAGATGTTCCCAGACCTGAAAATTGGGGTGGATACATCGCAAAGCCTTATGAGATAGAGTTCTGGCAGGGTAGGCCAAACCGTTTGCACGACAGGATTCTGTATGTACTTCAGCCGGATTTCGAGTGGAAAATCAGCAGGCTTGCACCCTGA
- a CDS encoding YqgE/AlgH family protein: MNYSYKGKILISTPDISGDIFSRSVVLIVDHNDEGAFGLILNKKNKNMSARLLKVFGFAVDVYEGGPVENDKIFFISKGKKVTENYSDISDEFYLTEDIESVVTGMIEEEISVEEVKVFSGYSGWASQQLESEVRRKMWTVVEVYNLDYTLPNDEKLWKSIMQNLGGEFLLWANAPEDVSMN; the protein is encoded by the coding sequence ATGAATTATTCTTACAAAGGTAAAATTTTAATTTCCACTCCCGATATCTCGGGCGACATCTTTTCCCGTTCCGTAGTGCTGATTGTAGATCATAACGACGAAGGTGCTTTCGGACTAATTCTCAACAAAAAGAACAAAAACATGAGCGCCCGGTTACTCAAAGTTTTCGGTTTTGCAGTAGATGTTTACGAAGGCGGACCTGTTGAAAACGACAAGATTTTTTTTATCAGCAAAGGGAAAAAAGTAACTGAAAATTATTCAGACATCAGCGACGAATTTTATCTTACCGAAGATATTGAAAGCGTAGTAACAGGAATGATCGAAGAGGAAATTTCGGTAGAGGAAGTAAAAGTTTTTTCAGGATATTCGGGATGGGCATCACAACAGCTTGAAAGTGAGGTGAGGCGTAAAATGTGGACGGTAGTGGAAGTTTATAACCTCGATTACACTCTACCAAACGACGAAAAACTCTGGAAAAGCATTATGCAGAATCTGGGCGGCGAATTTCTTCTTTGGGCAAATGCACCGGAGGATGTGTCTATGAATTAA
- a CDS encoding aminotransferase class IV: MSDIFFSSAHFQPQNRAFLYGDAVRVSFFVRSSQLIMAEESYFFLMASMRKMRMNIPLTYTLEFFQQLFTESVLNKGVSDGIIVLLMYRNKTESSLEKAEVAFYFEMNSIDDVLSIQRGIEMDLIKEINVNTNLLSNIRVHCAENIYAEIYAKENDLDDVILLNPNKRIARSIFGNLLFLEGNSIKIPKQLEGAYISPLMENFVTFVHKHQLAEIAESEMIAFESQKAEEILMISDEKGIFSVTKIRNKTFDNKRFTEIVSNWKNNFA, encoded by the coding sequence TTGTCAGATATTTTTTTCAGTTCAGCACATTTTCAGCCTCAAAACCGTGCGTTTCTTTACGGCGATGCGGTGAGAGTTTCTTTCTTTGTGCGAAGTTCTCAGCTGATTATGGCCGAGGAATCGTATTTCTTTCTCATGGCTTCGATGCGAAAAATGCGGATGAATATTCCGCTGACTTATACTTTAGAATTTTTTCAGCAGCTTTTTACCGAAAGTGTCTTAAATAAAGGCGTAAGCGACGGAATCATTGTTCTGCTGATGTACCGTAACAAGACAGAAAGTTCTCTGGAAAAAGCTGAAGTTGCATTTTATTTTGAGATGAATAGTATTGATGATGTTCTTTCGATTCAGCGCGGAATAGAAATGGACCTGATTAAGGAAATTAATGTGAATACTAATCTTCTCAGCAATATTCGTGTGCATTGCGCGGAAAATATTTATGCAGAAATCTATGCGAAAGAAAATGATCTGGATGATGTAATTCTGCTGAATCCCAATAAAAGAATTGCGAGAAGTATTTTCGGAAATCTGCTTTTTCTGGAAGGGAATAGTATTAAAATTCCTAAGCAGTTGGAAGGTGCCTATATTTCACCTTTAATGGAGAATTTTGTCACGTTCGTTCATAAGCATCAGCTTGCGGAAATTGCAGAATCAGAAATGATCGCTTTTGAATCCCAGAAAGCAGAAGAAATACTGATGATTTCTGACGAGAAAGGAATTTTCAGCGTCACAAAAATCAGGAACAAGACCTTCGATAACAAACGGTTTACAGAAATAGTAAGTAATTGGAAGAACAATTTCGCCTGA
- a CDS encoding START-like domain-containing protein: protein MAKTKVQYEFPMHCQSEILYEYLASAEGLSEWFADEVVEKGDDFFFSWNSGPAEKATLIRYKPESFVRFRWEEDEGTKNFFEMSIVIDDITEDLSLNITDFCDAGDEDENQLYWENLLENLKIKLGAS from the coding sequence ATGGCGAAAACGAAAGTGCAATACGAATTTCCAATGCACTGTCAGTCGGAGATTTTATATGAATATTTGGCAAGTGCAGAAGGACTCTCCGAGTGGTTTGCTGATGAGGTGGTAGAAAAAGGCGATGATTTTTTCTTTAGTTGGAACAGTGGACCTGCAGAAAAAGCTACGCTCATCCGCTATAAGCCTGAAAGTTTTGTGCGTTTCCGTTGGGAAGAAGATGAAGGAACCAAGAATTTCTTCGAAATGAGTATTGTTATCGATGATATAACCGAAGATCTTTCGCTTAATATTACTGATTTCTGCGATGCCGGAGACGAGGACGAAAACCAGCTCTACTGGGAAAATCTCCTCGAAAACCTGAAGATAAAATTGGGCGCTTCTTAA
- a CDS encoding aspartate aminotransferase family protein, protein MKSDFFKYQAQTTQFAAGFEVEKAEGSYIYGKDGRKYLDFVAGVSANTLGHSHPKIVEAIKTQAEKYLHVMVYGEYAQEMPVKLCHLLAEATPDPLEVTYLVNSGAEAIDGSLKLAKRYTGREEIISFKNSYHGNTHGALSVSGNEYHKREFRPLLPMVSFIEFNNEEELERITEKTACVILETIQGAAGFLVPENDYLKKLKARCEEVGALLILDEIQPGFGRTGKLFAFEHYGIVPDILVMGKGMGGGVPVGAFMSSRQIMETLSHSPKLGHITTFGGNPLIAASSYATLKEVLESGLMKDVDEKETLFRELLVHPKIKNINGRGLMLAVNLGAPEYTLDVAKRCMEKGLVVFWQLYRNEYLRISPPLTLSFDEIREGCGIILDVLNEN, encoded by the coding sequence ATATTTACGGTAAAGACGGCAGAAAATACCTCGATTTTGTAGCCGGTGTTTCCGCCAATACGTTAGGACACTCGCACCCGAAAATTGTTGAAGCCATTAAAACACAGGCAGAAAAATATCTCCATGTAATGGTTTACGGCGAATACGCCCAGGAAATGCCTGTGAAACTTTGCCACCTGCTTGCAGAAGCTACTCCCGATCCTTTGGAAGTTACTTATCTCGTTAATTCCGGCGCTGAAGCCATCGACGGCAGTTTAAAACTTGCCAAAAGATACACCGGAAGAGAAGAAATCATTTCCTTCAAAAATTCTTACCACGGAAATACGCATGGCGCCTTGTCGGTTTCCGGGAACGAATATCATAAGCGCGAGTTCCGTCCACTTTTGCCGATGGTAAGTTTCATCGAATTTAATAATGAAGAAGAGTTAGAGAGAATCACAGAGAAAACCGCGTGTGTAATTCTGGAAACGATTCAGGGTGCGGCAGGATTTCTTGTTCCCGAAAATGATTATCTGAAGAAACTGAAAGCACGTTGTGAGGAAGTTGGTGCATTATTAATTCTGGACGAAATTCAGCCGGGATTTGGAAGAACGGGAAAACTTTTCGCTTTCGAGCATTACGGGATTGTTCCCGATATTCTGGTGATGGGAAAAGGAATGGGAGGTGGTGTTCCGGTTGGCGCTTTTATGAGTTCGCGCCAAATCATGGAAACGCTTTCGCATTCTCCAAAACTAGGGCATATAACGACTTTTGGCGGAAATCCACTGATTGCGGCTTCAAGTTACGCGACTTTGAAGGAAGTTCTCGAAAGCGGACTGATGAAGGACGTAGATGAAAAGGAAACACTCTTCCGTGAATTATTGGTTCACCCTAAAATTAAAAATATCAACGGCCGGGGTTTAATGCTCGCCGTGAATCTGGGCGCTCCTGAGTATACGCTGGATGTCGCTAAACGGTGCATGGAAAAAGGCCTTGTGGTTTTCTGGCAGCTTTACCGCAATGAATATCTGAGGATTTCTCCACCATTAACCTTATCTTTTGACGAAATCAGGGAAGGATGCGGAATCATTCTGGATGTTCTGAACGAAAATTAA